A part of Halobacillus shinanisalinarum genomic DNA contains:
- a CDS encoding YjiH family protein, protein MKFFLFSMIGIFTFFVPITINGTSSIPLDHIVTYIQTTFAALVPYYALLIIILGAIYPFVNRLWNKDKVNIVLSLFKIIGVAVAAMLIFNFGPSWLFNANMGPFLFEKLVIPVGLLVPIGAVFLSLLVGYGLLEFIGVLLQPVMRPIWKTPGRSAIDAVASFVGSYSIGLLITNRVFKEGKYSVKEATIIATGFSTVSATFMIVVAKTLGIMEIWNTYFWVTLFVTFLVTAITVRIWPLNKISDEYFDGVGQPEQVIKKNRLKAAWSQAMETAERSPSLVKNIRMNLKDGLIMTMAILPSILSVGLFGLVLAEFTPFFDILGYIFYPFTWIMQVPEPMLAAKASAIEIAEMFLPALLVANAPLITKFVIATLSVSAILFFSALIPCILSTDIPVSIPKLIVIWIERTILTIIIVTPIAYLLL, encoded by the coding sequence ATTAAATTTTTCCTATTCAGCATGATCGGCATCTTCACCTTTTTCGTTCCAATTACTATCAACGGCACCTCTTCCATTCCACTCGATCACATTGTCACCTATATTCAGACGACGTTCGCAGCACTCGTACCCTATTATGCACTCCTTATCATTATACTCGGGGCTATCTACCCGTTCGTCAATCGTTTGTGGAATAAAGATAAGGTAAATATTGTGCTATCGTTATTCAAAATTATCGGTGTCGCCGTTGCTGCGATGCTGATCTTTAACTTTGGACCAAGCTGGTTATTCAATGCCAACATGGGACCGTTTCTTTTTGAAAAATTGGTTATACCTGTTGGCTTGCTCGTCCCAATAGGAGCCGTCTTCCTTTCTTTACTCGTGGGCTATGGACTGCTTGAATTTATTGGCGTCTTACTGCAACCTGTGATGCGCCCGATTTGGAAAACTCCAGGGCGTTCAGCCATTGATGCCGTCGCCTCGTTTGTTGGAAGCTATTCGATCGGGCTGTTAATCACCAACCGTGTGTTCAAAGAAGGGAAATATTCGGTGAAAGAAGCAACGATTATCGCAACTGGTTTTTCGACCGTATCAGCGACCTTCATGATTGTCGTTGCCAAGACGCTCGGAATAATGGAGATTTGGAACACATATTTCTGGGTCACATTATTCGTCACTTTTCTCGTCACAGCCATTACGGTAAGAATTTGGCCGTTAAATAAAATAAGTGACGAATATTTTGACGGTGTTGGGCAGCCAGAACAGGTAATTAAGAAGAACCGACTTAAAGCAGCCTGGTCACAAGCAATGGAAACAGCTGAACGTTCTCCTTCCCTTGTCAAAAATATACGGATGAACTTAAAGGACGGCTTGATCATGACAATGGCCATACTCCCATCGATTTTATCAGTGGGATTATTCGGACTGGTCCTTGCTGAATTTACACCCTTTTTTGATATTTTGGGCTATATCTTTTACCCATTCACCTGGATCATGCAAGTACCTGAACCCATGTTAGCTGCTAAAGCGTCCGCCATCGAAATTGCTGAAATGTTCCTCCCAGCTTTACTTGTTGCAAATGCACCATTGATCACCAAATTCGTAATTGCTACTTTGTCCGTATCTGCGATCCTATTCTTTTCAGCTCTCATCCCTTGTATCCTTTCAACGGATATCCCAGTAAGTATTCCGAAACTAATTGTAATTTGGATCGAACGTACAATACTAACGATCATCATCGTAACCCCCATCGCCTACCTATTACTCTGA
- the hutU gene encoding urocanate hydratase, which yields MMSETKSGKVKQYSGTELHTKGWIQEAALRMLSNNLHPDVAENPDELVVYGGIGKAARNWECYEAIVESLKNLEEDETLLIQSGKPVAVFRSHKDAPKVLIANSNLVPAWANWDHFHELDQKGLMMYGQMTAGSWIYIGSQGIVQGTYETFAECAKQHFNGSLKSTITLTAGLGGMGGAQPLAVTLNGGVCIAIEIDQNRIQRRLDTKYLDISTDSLDEAIQLAEQARGQGKALSIGLLGNAAELLPEMISKGFIPDALTDQTSAHDPLNGYVPVDMDLLAAADLREKNSGEYIKLSKRSIAAHVQAMLDMQKQGAITFDYGNNIRQVAKDEGVENAFDFPGFVPAYIRPQFCEGKGPFRWVALSGDPEDIYKTDEVILREFSDNEHLCNWIRMAREKISFQGLPSRICWLGYGERARFGKIINDMVASGKLSAPVVIGRDHLDSGSVASPNRETESMKDGSDAVADWPILNAMINSVGGASWVSVHHGGGVGMGYSLHAGMVIVADGTKNAEQRLERVLTTDPGMGVVRHVDAGYELAENTAQEKGIHIPMLKKD from the coding sequence ATGATGTCTGAAACGAAATCAGGAAAAGTAAAGCAGTATAGTGGAACAGAATTGCATACAAAGGGCTGGATCCAGGAGGCTGCTTTACGGATGCTTAGCAATAACTTGCATCCAGATGTGGCAGAAAATCCAGATGAACTCGTCGTTTATGGCGGGATCGGCAAGGCCGCTCGTAACTGGGAATGTTACGAGGCGATTGTTGAATCACTGAAAAACCTTGAGGAAGACGAAACGTTGCTCATCCAGTCTGGGAAACCCGTTGCTGTCTTTCGTTCTCACAAAGACGCACCGAAAGTGTTGATTGCCAACTCAAACCTTGTACCTGCTTGGGCAAATTGGGACCATTTCCATGAGCTCGATCAAAAAGGCTTAATGATGTACGGCCAAATGACGGCTGGCAGTTGGATTTACATCGGCAGTCAAGGCATAGTTCAAGGGACGTATGAAACGTTTGCTGAGTGTGCCAAACAGCACTTTAATGGAAGTTTAAAAAGCACAATCACCTTAACAGCTGGACTCGGTGGCATGGGCGGCGCACAGCCACTAGCTGTTACCTTAAACGGCGGGGTCTGCATTGCGATTGAAATTGATCAGAATCGTATTCAGCGCCGTTTAGATACAAAATACTTGGATATATCCACCGACAGCCTTGATGAAGCTATTCAACTGGCAGAACAAGCTCGGGGCCAGGGCAAAGCCCTCTCGATTGGTTTGTTAGGTAATGCTGCAGAGCTTTTGCCGGAAATGATTTCCAAAGGTTTCATTCCAGATGCACTAACAGATCAAACCTCGGCACATGACCCGTTGAATGGGTATGTTCCAGTGGATATGGATCTCCTAGCCGCAGCGGATCTTCGTGAAAAGAACTCCGGAGAATATATTAAACTATCAAAACGCAGTATTGCCGCACATGTTCAGGCAATGCTCGACATGCAGAAGCAAGGAGCCATTACGTTTGACTATGGCAACAACATCCGTCAAGTCGCTAAGGATGAAGGGGTAGAGAATGCTTTTGATTTCCCTGGCTTTGTTCCTGCTTACATTCGTCCACAGTTTTGCGAAGGCAAGGGACCTTTCCGTTGGGTTGCCTTATCCGGTGACCCAGAAGATATTTATAAAACAGATGAAGTCATTCTAAGAGAATTCAGTGACAATGAACATTTATGTAATTGGATTCGCATGGCTCGTGAGAAAATCAGCTTCCAAGGGCTGCCCTCTCGCATTTGCTGGCTTGGTTACGGGGAACGGGCCAGATTCGGAAAGATTATTAACGATATGGTGGCGAGCGGCAAATTAAGTGCACCCGTCGTTATTGGCCGTGACCACCTTGATTCTGGTTCTGTTGCGTCACCAAACAGGGAGACGGAATCCATGAAGGACGGCAGTGACGCGGTTGCCGATTGGCCAATTTTGAACGCGATGATTAATAGCGTAGGCGGTGCCAGTTGGGTCAGTGTTCACCATGGCGGTGGTGTTGGCATGGGCTATTCCCTTCACGCTGGAATGGTGATTGTTGCTGACGGTACAAAAAATGCGGAACAGCGTTTGGAACGTGTATTAACGACAGATCCTGGCATGGGTGTGGTCCGTCACGTCGATGCCGGATATGAACTTGCCGAAAATACAGCTCAAGAAAAAGGCATTCACATACCTATGCTAAAGAAGGACTAG
- a CDS encoding response regulator transcription factor encodes MIRIVIAEDQRMLLGALGSLLDLEEGMEVVGKAKNGEEACSLVKQFNPDICMMDIEMPIKSGLDAAEELKEHPCKVIILTTFARAGYFERAQQAGVSGYLLKDSPSEDLANSIRIIMEGQRIFAPELVDMAFGNENPLTEREKQVIQLMADGKNTKEISNQLYITPGTVRNYISVILDKLEVSNRIEAISRFREKGWFK; translated from the coding sequence GTGATTCGTATTGTAATTGCTGAAGACCAGCGGATGCTGCTAGGGGCTCTTGGCTCCTTGCTAGATTTAGAAGAGGGCATGGAAGTTGTCGGAAAAGCCAAAAATGGTGAAGAAGCATGTTCGCTGGTAAAACAATTCAATCCCGATATTTGCATGATGGATATTGAGATGCCGATAAAAAGCGGACTCGATGCAGCAGAAGAGCTGAAAGAACATCCCTGTAAAGTCATTATTTTAACTACTTTCGCCAGGGCTGGTTACTTTGAACGGGCCCAACAAGCAGGGGTGAGTGGATACCTATTAAAGGATAGCCCAAGTGAGGATTTAGCCAACTCCATTCGGATTATCATGGAAGGTCAGCGAATATTTGCCCCAGAACTTGTTGATATGGCTTTTGGCAATGAAAACCCATTGACAGAACGTGAAAAGCAAGTCATTCAGCTGATGGCCGATGGCAAAAATACGAAGGAAATATCAAACCAGCTTTACATTACTCCAGGCACGGTTCGCAATTATATTTCTGTCATTCTTGATAAGCTTGAAGTAAGCAACCGAATTGAAGCCATCTCACGATTTAGGGAAAAAGGCTGGTTTAAATGA
- a CDS encoding TlpA disulfide reductase family protein, whose product MISMLMEKIPNFALKNVDGKEVSIDDFKGKQTLIFMWASWURCREQLPGWQSFYDEHKGQNFEILSVAVDVQGPEVVRPYIESISFPTVVDEENQLANYFGFKVVPNGIFIDEEGTIRLLKQGFKVDEEEHVQSLAQLINKEVEKVEFDDQYYQPQNAPSNVEKQLAEKKFKLAMEYSKNDKKEKAIQELDEALVLDSDNFLIRKQRWHLLYPEKFSPTIDIEWQQRQLEKEKQEEAQLKDGMVCGPEGCYIPGT is encoded by the coding sequence ATGATCAGCATGTTGATGGAAAAAATCCCGAATTTCGCATTAAAAAATGTGGACGGGAAAGAAGTATCTATTGACGATTTTAAAGGAAAACAAACACTAATCTTTATGTGGGCTTCCTGGTGAAGATGTCGTGAACAATTGCCTGGATGGCAATCTTTTTATGACGAGCATAAAGGTCAAAACTTTGAAATTCTTTCCGTAGCTGTTGATGTCCAAGGGCCTGAGGTGGTCAGACCTTACATTGAAAGTATAAGCTTTCCAACAGTGGTCGATGAGGAAAATCAACTAGCCAATTACTTTGGGTTTAAAGTAGTCCCTAATGGAATCTTTATTGATGAAGAAGGCACCATTCGCTTGCTTAAACAAGGGTTTAAAGTAGACGAGGAAGAACACGTTCAATCGTTAGCGCAGCTTATTAATAAAGAAGTGGAGAAAGTTGAATTCGATGATCAATATTATCAGCCGCAGAACGCCCCTTCTAATGTAGAGAAACAATTAGCAGAGAAAAAATTCAAGCTCGCTATGGAATACTCTAAGAACGATAAAAAAGAGAAGGCGATTCAGGAACTTGATGAAGCGTTAGTACTAGATTCCGATAACTTTTTAATTCGAAAACAACGCTGGCATCTCCTTTATCCGGAGAAATTCTCACCAACGATTGATATAGAATGGCAGCAAAGGCAACTTGAAAAGGAAAAACAAGAAGAGGCTCAGTTAAAGGATGGGATGGTTTGTGGGCCAGAAGGTTGTTACATCCCTGGGACATGA
- a CDS encoding thioredoxin family protein: protein MGPVVSSVSEQLDNVDFYYVDVDQSSDLAGQFGVQSIPTLVLIKDGEEVNRSVGFAPEEQVKDFAQS from the coding sequence TTGGGGCCGGTGGTCTCAAGCGTATCTGAACAGCTTGATAATGTGGATTTCTACTATGTAGATGTAGATCAATCTTCAGATTTAGCTGGACAGTTTGGGGTACAAAGTATTCCAACATTAGTTTTAATTAAAGATGGAGAAGAAGTAAACCGTTCTGTTGGATTTGCTCCAGAAGAACAGGTGAAGGATTTCGCTCAATCATAA
- a CDS encoding agmatinase family protein: protein MKNYPYPMLDRPSMVWSKQTDKRSDLKVHEWIETVGESVPDWQDYDVTILGVPLSKSSISTSAASDNPEAMRQAWKSFGTYNLDEDIDLAKLKAIDLGNVKQHATDITYTHNQIEQAMVAMRNHHPHTLPITMGGDHSITAMLVKGWKQAHLDETVGILQLDTHFDLRDLNVFGPANGTPIRNLIESGIVEGKNVHNIGLHGFFNAKELKDYADEHKINYTTMNQARKKGIAHVITQALEQLDGKVDTVYLTVDMDVLDIAHNPAAPAATPGGMYTEELFDAVQIAGEHTKVKAIDIVCLDPRKDLGGMSVKSAVHVMLSFLTGYCMR from the coding sequence ATGAAGAACTATCCTTATCCGATGTTAGATAGGCCCAGCATGGTCTGGTCAAAGCAAACGGATAAAAGAAGCGATCTTAAGGTGCATGAATGGATTGAAACAGTTGGAGAATCCGTACCTGACTGGCAGGATTACGATGTGACGATTCTCGGGGTGCCACTTTCGAAGTCGTCTATCAGCACATCTGCTGCCAGTGATAATCCTGAGGCGATGCGACAGGCATGGAAATCCTTCGGCACGTATAATCTCGATGAAGACATTGATTTAGCCAAGCTGAAGGCAATTGACCTTGGCAATGTGAAACAACATGCCACAGATATCACCTATACCCATAATCAAATTGAGCAAGCGATGGTGGCAATGAGAAACCACCACCCTCATACACTACCTATTACGATGGGCGGCGACCATTCAATTACAGCGATGTTGGTCAAGGGCTGGAAACAAGCCCACCTTGATGAAACAGTCGGCATTTTGCAGCTCGATACGCATTTTGATTTACGTGATTTGAATGTGTTCGGTCCGGCGAATGGAACGCCGATTCGTAATTTGATCGAAAGCGGCATTGTCGAGGGGAAGAATGTCCATAACATCGGGCTGCACGGATTCTTCAATGCCAAAGAACTGAAGGATTATGCTGATGAGCATAAGATAAATTACACAACTATGAATCAGGCCAGGAAAAAAGGGATCGCACACGTGATCACGCAAGCATTAGAGCAATTGGACGGGAAGGTCGATACAGTTTATTTAACGGTTGATATGGACGTCCTGGATATAGCTCATAATCCTGCTGCTCCTGCTGCGACCCCCGGCGGCATGTACACGGAGGAATTGTTTGATGCTGTTCAAATCGCTGGCGAACACACAAAAGTGAAAGCCATCGATATAGTCTGTCTCGATCCACGTAAAGATTTAGGTGGTATGTCAGTGAAGAGTGCTGTTCACGTAATGCTGTCATTTTTGACAGGCTATTGCATGCGATAG
- a CDS encoding glycosyltransferase, with amino-acid sequence MKNKHGFYKSYYEWVVQFLVSLPFSHVTFMDCRISFVFFRRESNPVPIHLIKIEWPKISILIPCYNEQDTIEETINHFSRLSYPNKEIIAVNDGSQDSTGRQLQDLASIYLQLRVVDCSENRGKAQALQLASFASTAEFLVCVDADAIQYQAFESDLQKSITVLEDKLDISVQDFAYPYGIASDEIVSIVENSSISRAAILAPRSISPGNGLYRINRFLVEEKNFEMIFQESPDSFKN; translated from the coding sequence GTGAAGAACAAGCATGGATTTTATAAAAGCTACTATGAATGGGTGGTCCAATTTCTTGTTTCTTTACCCTTTAGTCATGTCACTTTTATGGATTGCCGGATCTCTTTTGTTTTTTTTCGTCGTGAAAGCAACCCTGTTCCAATACATTTAATCAAGATCGAATGGCCTAAAATTAGTATTCTTATACCTTGCTATAATGAACAAGATACGATTGAAGAAACGATCAACCACTTTAGTAGATTGTCCTATCCAAATAAAGAAATTATTGCAGTGAACGATGGAAGCCAGGATTCAACAGGGAGACAATTACAGGATCTAGCATCTATCTATCTGCAATTACGTGTGGTCGATTGTAGTGAAAATAGGGGGAAGGCCCAAGCCTTACAGCTGGCCAGCTTTGCTTCAACGGCAGAATTTTTAGTATGTGTAGATGCAGATGCCATCCAATATCAAGCTTTTGAAAGTGACTTACAGAAGAGCATCACTGTATTAGAGGATAAGTTAGATATCTCTGTACAGGATTTTGCCTACCCTTACGGAATTGCGAGCGATGAAATCGTATCTATAGTAGAAAATTCGTCAATCTCAAGAGCAGCCATCCTTGCTCCACGATCAATCTCGCCTGGAAACGGCCTATACCGTATCAACCGATTTCTTGTTGAAGAAAAGAACTTTGAGATGATCTTTCAAGAATCGCCTGACTCTTTCAAAAATTAA
- a CDS encoding fatty acid desaturase: MEKQKQAQLKKNVASFAKPDAIAAIRQLINTLLPFFILWFLAYQSLAISVWLTLPLAILAGGFVIRIFIIFHDCTHQSFFKNKKANRVIGTITGIITLFPFEKWKRDHSIHHATSSNLDKRGTGDVWVMTVDEYVAASFWERLSYRLYRNPIVMFGLGPIYLFLISNRFNRKGAKRKERMNTYLTNISVAAIYTLLIWAVGWQAFLIIQIPILYVSGTLGIWLFYVQHQFEDSYFEDEDQWDFVKAAVDGSSYYKLPKILQWVSGSIGFHHVHHLSPRVPNYHLEKAHESTPPLQKATTITLASSLKSIRFRLYDTENKSFVSFKEIKHLLGKPTSSTEMGSKSPSFQDK, translated from the coding sequence ATGGAGAAACAAAAACAAGCTCAACTAAAAAAGAATGTCGCCTCGTTTGCAAAGCCAGATGCAATTGCGGCCATAAGACAGCTTATCAATACACTTCTTCCGTTTTTCATCCTTTGGTTTCTCGCGTATCAGAGTTTAGCTATTTCAGTATGGTTAACCCTGCCACTTGCAATCCTAGCCGGGGGATTTGTCATTCGGATCTTTATTATCTTCCATGACTGTACACACCAGTCCTTTTTCAAAAATAAAAAAGCCAACCGAGTTATTGGTACAATCACTGGCATTATTACCTTGTTTCCCTTTGAAAAGTGGAAACGAGACCATTCCATCCACCACGCGACAAGTAGCAACCTGGATAAGCGTGGCACGGGAGACGTTTGGGTAATGACAGTGGATGAATATGTCGCCGCAAGTTTTTGGGAGAGGTTATCTTACCGCCTTTACCGTAATCCGATTGTAATGTTTGGGCTAGGGCCGATCTACCTGTTCTTAATTTCTAACCGTTTTAACCGTAAAGGAGCCAAACGTAAAGAGCGCATGAACACGTACTTGACCAATATATCAGTTGCCGCTATCTATACCCTGCTAATATGGGCGGTTGGCTGGCAGGCATTTCTCATTATTCAAATTCCAATTCTGTATGTATCAGGAACGCTTGGTATATGGTTATTTTATGTGCAGCACCAATTTGAAGATTCCTACTTTGAAGATGAAGACCAATGGGACTTTGTGAAGGCAGCTGTAGACGGCAGCTCGTATTACAAGCTGCCAAAGATCTTGCAATGGGTGTCAGGCAGTATCGGATTTCACCACGTGCATCACTTAAGTCCAAGAGTACCTAACTATCATTTGGAAAAAGCACACGAATCCACACCGCCATTACAAAAAGCAACAACAATTACGCTGGCTTCCAGCTTAAAATCCATTCGCTTCCGCCTATATGATACTGAAAATAAATCGTTTGTAAGCTTCAAGGAAATTAAACACCTTCTGGGAAAGCCTACATCAAGCACGGAGATGGGCAGTAAAAGTCCAAGCTTCCAGGATAAATAA
- the hutI gene encoding imidazolonepropionase — MVQKLLITNAAQLITMAGHSEKPARKEAMSQLEVIENGAVYMEEGKVVEVGTDVKIREKYQDSVVPENHIDATGKVVTPGLIDPHTHLVHAGTRENEYAMRLKGKTYMEIMEAGGGIHATTRATQKASHEELYEQSRKRLDQFLLHGVTTVEAKSGYGLTLEHEIKQLEVAQQLAKDHPVDLVPTFMGAHAIPMAEKENPEPFVNRVINEMIPEVAKKNLAVFNDVFCERGVFTPEQSRRILEAGKEHGLIPKIHADEIEPYAGAELAASVGAISADHLLKASEQGIKDMADTGVVGVLLPGTAFFLMAEFAQARKMIDAGVAVALSTDANPGSSPTISLPFIMNLGCLKMGMTPEEVLTATTINAAHAIGCAGEAGSLEQGKRADVTIFNVPNYLTLSYQYGMNHVDSVIKAGTPLVVGGQLQ; from the coding sequence ATGGTACAAAAATTGCTTATTACCAATGCAGCTCAATTAATTACCATGGCTGGACATTCGGAGAAACCGGCAAGGAAAGAAGCCATGTCTCAGCTTGAGGTGATTGAGAATGGTGCTGTTTATATGGAAGAGGGGAAAGTCGTAGAAGTAGGTACTGATGTAAAGATTCGTGAGAAGTACCAAGATTCAGTGGTCCCTGAAAATCATATTGATGCCACAGGAAAGGTGGTTACACCAGGGCTAATTGACCCACACACACACCTGGTACATGCCGGAACGAGGGAAAATGAGTACGCCATGCGTCTGAAAGGAAAGACATACATGGAGATCATGGAAGCTGGTGGCGGAATCCATGCTACTACTCGAGCAACACAGAAAGCGAGCCATGAAGAGCTTTACGAACAATCAAGAAAACGCTTAGATCAATTTTTGTTACATGGGGTAACAACGGTGGAGGCGAAAAGCGGCTATGGATTGACGCTTGAGCATGAAATAAAGCAGCTTGAAGTTGCCCAGCAGTTGGCCAAGGATCACCCCGTCGATCTCGTACCAACGTTTATGGGTGCTCACGCGATCCCAATGGCTGAAAAAGAGAACCCTGAACCATTCGTCAATCGGGTGATTAATGAAATGATTCCGGAAGTCGCTAAAAAGAACCTCGCTGTCTTTAACGACGTCTTTTGTGAGCGAGGCGTTTTTACACCAGAACAATCTAGACGCATTTTAGAAGCCGGTAAAGAACATGGGTTAATCCCTAAAATTCATGCCGATGAAATTGAGCCTTATGCCGGAGCGGAATTAGCCGCCTCCGTTGGTGCCATCTCAGCCGACCACCTTTTAAAAGCATCTGAACAAGGAATTAAAGATATGGCGGATACCGGAGTCGTCGGTGTATTGCTCCCAGGTACAGCATTCTTCTTAATGGCAGAATTCGCACAAGCTAGAAAAATGATCGATGCAGGAGTGGCTGTAGCTCTTTCTACTGACGCTAACCCAGGCTCCTCTCCAACCATTTCCCTGCCATTCATCATGAACTTGGGCTGCTTGAAAATGGGCATGACACCTGAAGAAGTACTGACCGCGACAACGATCAATGCTGCTCACGCGATTGGCTGTGCAGGAGAAGCAGGCAGTCTTGAACAGGGCAAAAGAGCTGATGTGACCATCTTTAATGTACCAAATTACCTAACCCTATCTTACCAATATGGCATGAACCATGTGGATAGCGTCATCAAAGCTGGTACACCGCTTGTTGTAGGAGGGCAGCTGCAATGA
- a CDS encoding helix-turn-helix domain-containing protein, whose protein sequence is MYKLLIADRDRQELVGLEWLITKYSFPISNSRLVDQLVEVFDVLENEVPDVLCIELDMVAEDKWEMVKTFIDRYAEEVIAVTAEPTFERAMQAMEIEAVDLWVKPLSPSRVKNSLQQAFKNLSSQSNPNKDGESRHAARYESLFIEEHLPFPYPVYLVKTESIADLSHLRTFIEQFDFYYKPLVFSTSDRIALVFQETLPDPVKQAQRFLREWERSAGKPLAIVVHSEESQRSLHQIYMKLRKVMETTFFTGYQQVLSSGYNHDWTDMDPFLTMKEQRNWVFMLDEGHGGEIKTWMYEQFFSMEPPFPDPGLLRTRLTSILAQIRRFMIRKGITDEESEEKYKQVFDTILYSPVLYRIVQDMILFINYLLNSIEKHPNAAGIDIIEEAISYIEDHYEDPTLSLKEVARHVGRSPSYFSHILSNKYERSFREMLSYTRVQKAKEMLASSDETIQNIAHSTGFNNPNYFSRVFKSTTGQTPREYRRIH, encoded by the coding sequence ATGTATAAACTATTAATTGCAGATCGTGATAGACAGGAACTTGTTGGTCTTGAGTGGCTGATTACGAAATACTCCTTCCCTATTTCAAATTCGAGGCTGGTCGATCAATTGGTTGAGGTTTTCGATGTATTGGAGAATGAAGTTCCTGATGTGCTGTGCATTGAACTTGATATGGTAGCTGAGGATAAGTGGGAAATGGTTAAGACGTTTATTGACCGGTATGCAGAAGAGGTGATCGCGGTTACCGCGGAACCTACATTTGAGCGGGCTATGCAGGCGATGGAGATTGAGGCAGTAGATTTATGGGTAAAGCCGTTATCGCCGTCACGGGTGAAGAACTCATTACAACAAGCTTTTAAGAATCTTTCCAGCCAATCGAATCCAAATAAAGATGGTGAGTCGAGGCATGCTGCCAGATATGAATCGTTATTTATTGAAGAACACCTTCCCTTCCCATACCCCGTCTACTTAGTAAAAACAGAATCTATAGCTGATTTAAGTCATTTAAGAACCTTCATCGAGCAGTTCGATTTTTACTATAAACCACTGGTGTTTTCAACGAGTGATCGGATCGCCCTCGTATTCCAGGAAACTCTTCCCGACCCTGTTAAACAGGCGCAGCGTTTCTTGAGAGAATGGGAACGTTCTGCGGGTAAACCTCTGGCAATCGTTGTTCATTCGGAAGAAAGTCAAAGGTCCCTCCACCAAATCTATATGAAGCTGCGAAAAGTAATGGAGACGACTTTTTTCACGGGTTACCAACAAGTATTAAGTTCAGGATATAACCATGATTGGACAGACATGGATCCTTTTTTAACGATGAAAGAACAGCGTAACTGGGTGTTTATGCTAGATGAAGGGCACGGAGGGGAGATCAAAACATGGATGTATGAACAATTTTTCAGCATGGAGCCGCCCTTTCCTGACCCTGGACTATTGCGGACACGCTTGACGAGTATTCTCGCACAAATCCGTCGCTTTATGATTCGCAAAGGGATCACAGATGAGGAGAGCGAGGAAAAGTACAAACAGGTGTTTGATACTATTTTATACAGTCCCGTCCTTTACCGGATTGTCCAAGATATGATTCTATTTATAAACTACTTATTAAACTCGATCGAAAAGCACCCCAACGCAGCAGGGATTGATATCATAGAAGAAGCCATTTCATATATAGAAGATCATTACGAAGATCCAACACTTTCCTTAAAGGAAGTAGCGAGACATGTTGGACGCAGCCCTTCCTATTTCAGTCATATTCTATCAAACAAGTACGAACGTTCGTTTCGAGAAATGTTAAGTTATACCCGTGTACAAAAAGCCAAAGAGATGCTGGCTTCCTCTGATGAAACGATTCAAAACATTGCTCATTCGACAGGGTTTAATAACCCTAATTACTTTAGTCGTGTATTTAAATCAACGACTGGTCAAACACCTCGTGAATACCGTAGAATTCACTGA